Proteins encoded by one window of Lutibacter sp. A64:
- a CDS encoding MerR family transcriptional regulator: MNNIKSEFTIKDLENFSGIKAHTIRIWEKRYNILKPNRTESNIRYYNINNLQKLLNVALLNANGLKISKIAELPESKLNASVRELVAKNGVDTQASNSLKLAMLNFDENLFNVTYNNLIAQSSLRTVFKDVFLPFLNEIGLLWQVNSITPAHEHFISNLVKQKIHINIERLQLSSPTNYDKIFVLYLPMNEIHELGLLYLHFELLLHGYQSIYLGQSVPIANLNDVQKVYNNICFISYLTVEPSKTSIKEYVDEVKDTVLLDTDSELWLLGRKLNEFEEKIKFLNVKTFESIDFLLKEL; the protein is encoded by the coding sequence TTGAACAATATTAAATCAGAATTTACAATTAAAGATCTTGAGAACTTCTCAGGAATTAAAGCGCATACTATTAGAATTTGGGAAAAAAGATATAACATTCTAAAGCCAAATAGAACAGAATCTAATATTCGATATTATAATATTAATAATTTGCAGAAGTTGTTAAATGTTGCGCTTTTAAATGCAAATGGATTAAAAATTTCTAAAATAGCTGAATTACCTGAATCTAAACTTAATGCAAGTGTACGTGAGTTAGTGGCTAAAAATGGTGTTGATACACAGGCTTCAAATTCATTAAAACTGGCAATGCTTAATTTTGATGAAAATTTATTTAATGTTACTTATAACAATTTAATAGCGCAATCTTCATTAAGAACTGTTTTTAAAGATGTATTTCTTCCTTTTTTAAATGAAATTGGTCTTTTATGGCAAGTAAATTCTATTACTCCTGCGCATGAACATTTTATTTCAAACCTTGTAAAACAAAAAATACATATTAATATTGAGAGATTGCAGTTGTCGTCACCTACCAATTATGATAAAATATTTGTGTTATACCTTCCAATGAATGAAATTCATGAATTGGGATTGTTGTATTTGCATTTCGAGTTATTATTGCATGGGTATCAATCAATTTATTTAGGGCAAAGTGTGCCTATTGCTAATTTAAATGATGTTCAAAAGGTGTATAATAATATATGTTTTATTAGTTATTTAACAGTAGAACCTTCTAAAACTTCAATAAAAGAATATGTTGATGAGGTGAAAGACACCGTTTTGTTAGATACTGATAGTGAGCTTTGGTTGTTAGGGAGAAAATTAAATGAATTTGAAGAGAAAATAAAATTTTTAAATGTAAAAACCTTTGAATCTATCGATTTTTTGTTAAAAGAATTATAA
- a CDS encoding DUF4405 domain-containing protein, protein MKIKKPTVNFIINALMFFCLSAVASTGLLIKYRLASGQEQMVKYGNKVHLSLFGMDRHDWGEIHLIIGYILIGLLLLHIILHWKIIVSVYKKLSQKKPTTKLIIFSFITICFLIIIIPFIANVDTTRLNNNTKTERLHLHQKRNN, encoded by the coding sequence ATGAAAATTAAAAAACCTACAGTAAATTTTATCATCAACGCTTTAATGTTTTTTTGTTTATCCGCAGTTGCAAGCACTGGTTTACTAATTAAATACAGACTCGCTTCTGGACAAGAACAAATGGTTAAATACGGAAATAAAGTTCACCTTTCTTTATTTGGAATGGACAGACATGATTGGGGAGAAATTCACCTTATAATTGGATATATTTTAATTGGGCTTCTCCTACTCCATATTATTTTACACTGGAAAATTATTGTTAGTGTTTATAAAAAATTAAGTCAAAAAAAACCAACTACTAAACTTATCATATTTTCTTTCATTACTATTTGTTTTTTAATTATTATAATTCCTTTTATTGCAAATGTTGATACAACTAGATTGAATAACAACACTAAAACTGAAAGGTTACATTTACATCAAAAACGAAATAATTAA